A genome region from Prinia subflava isolate CZ2003 ecotype Zambia chromosome 12, Cam_Psub_1.2, whole genome shotgun sequence includes the following:
- the SLC27A4 gene encoding long-chain fatty acid transport protein 4: MMLRLAAFAAVLLFLRVTLELSWAQAIPALFVFYLASGGWDFFLIFLKTLPRDVTTGLVLLRVKWQVWRHVREKNTIAKIFQKTARKYPEKTALIFQGTGESWTFRQLDEYSNQVANFFYGQGFRSGDVVALFMESRNQYVGLWLGLAKIGVETALVNSHLRLEALLHCITISGSKAVVFGVEMMEAMQEVQPSLDKSIHLFWSGEENPKSVLPGAKHLDPLLQMTQRHQPAPPNKGFLDKLFYIYTSGTTGLPKAAIVVNCRYFRMSSLVFYGFRMRSDDVMYDCLPLYHAAGNIVGIGQCLLQGMTVVIRKKFSASHFWEDCVKYNCTIVQYIGEICRYLLNQPYQDTERQHRVRMAVGNGLRASIWREFMARFSIAQVAEFYGATECNCSLGNFDGNVGSCGFNSRILPGVYPIGLVKVDEDTMELIRGPDGVCISCKPGEPGQLVGRIVRSNPLQHFDGYLNQSATNKKIARDVFTKGDAAYLTGDVLVMDKYGYMYFRDRTGDTFRWKGENVSTTEVEGTLSRILNLTDVVVYGVEVPGIEGRAGMAAIADPENSCDLEDFSSKLKKALPLYARPVFLRFLHEVSKTSTYKFQKMELRKQGFDPALVKDRLYFLDSRQGCYLPLDQAAFNRIQSGEQKL; the protein is encoded by the exons ATGATGCTGCGTTTGGCTGCTtttgcagctgtgctgctgttcttgCGGGTCACTCTGGAACTGTCCTGGGCCCAGGCCATCCCTGCTCTCTTCGTCTTCTACCTGGCATCTGGAGGATGGGACTTCTTCCTCATATTCCTCAAGACATTACCACGGGATGTCAC CACGGGGCTGGTCCTGTTGCGGGTGAAGTGGCAGGTGTGGAGGCACGTGAGGGAGAAGAACACCATCGCCAAGATCTTCCAGAAGACAGCGAGGAAGTACCCAGAGAAGACAGCACTGATCTTCCAAGGCACGGGCGAGAGCTGGACTTTCCGTCAGCTGGACGAGTACTCCAACCAGGTGGCCAACTTCTTCTACGGCCAAGGCTTCCGCTCGGGTGACGTGGTGGCGCTTTTCATGGAGTCCCGCAATCAGTACgtggggctgtggctgggcCTGGCCAAGATCGGCGTGGAGACGGCCCTCGTGAATTCCCACCTGCGCTTGGAGGCCTTGCTGCACTGCATCACCATCTCCGGCTCCAAAGCTGTGGTTTTTGGGGTGGAAATGATGGAAG CAATGCAGGAAGTGCAGCCCTCCCTGGATAAATCCATCCATCTCTTCTGGTCCGGGGAAGAAAATCCTAAATCTGTGCTTCCTGGTGCAAAACACCTGGACCCCCTCCTGCAGATGACCCAGCGACACCAGCCAGCTCCCCCTAACAAGGGCTTTCTTG ATAAACTCTTCTACATCTACACCTCTGGCACGACGGGGCTGCCCAAGGCTGCCATTGTGGTGAACTGCCG ATACTTCCGCATGTCCAGCTTGGTTTTCTACGGTTTTCGGATGAGGTCTGACGATGTGATGTACGACTGCCTCCCGCTCTACCACGCTGCAG ggaACATCGTGGGGATtgggcagtgcctgctgcagggcaTGACGGTTGTCATCCGCAAGAAGTTCTCAGCCTCACACTTTTGGGAGGACTGTGTGAAATACAACTGCACG ATCGTGCAGTACATCGGGGAGATCTGCCGCTACTTGCTGAACCAGCCGTACCAGGACACGGAGCGGCAGCACCGCGTGCGCATGGCCGTGGGCAACGGGCTGCGGGCCTCCATCTGGAGGGAGTTCATGGCCCGCTTCAGCATCGCCCAGGTGGCCGAGTTCTACGGGGCCACCGAGTGCAACTGCAGCCTGGGGAACTTTGATGGCAAC GTTGGGTCGTGCGGCTTCAACAGCAGGATTCTACCAGGTGTGTACCCCATTGGTTTGGTGAAGGTGGATGAAGACACCATGGAGCTGATCCGAGGACCGGATGGTGTCTGTATCAGCTGCAAACCAG gggagccagggcagctggTGGGTCGCATTGTCAGGAGCAATCCCCTGCAGCACTTCGATGGCTACCTGAATCAGTCAGCCACCAACAAGAAAATTGCCAGGGACGTGTTTACAAAAGGGGACGCTGCCTATCTCACAG GGGATGTCCTGGTGATGGACAAATATGGCTACATGTACTTCCGAGACCGCACCGGGGACACGTTCCGCTGGAAGGGGGAGAACGTCTCCACCACGGAGGTGGAGGGGACGCTGAGCCGCATCCTCAACCTGACGGACGTGGTGGTTTATGGTGTGGAGGTCCCAG GGATTGAAGGGAGGGCAGGAATGGCAGCCATCGCTGACCCAGAGAACTCCTGTGACCTAGAAGACTTTTCCAGCAAGCTGAAAAAGGCCCTGCCACTGTATGCACGTCCCGTCTTCCTGCGGTTCCTGCACGAAGTCTCCAAGACAA GCACTTACAAGTTCCAGAAGATGGAGCTGCGGAAGCAGGGCTTTGACCCTGCGCTGGTGAAGGACAGGCTGTATTTTCTGGACTCCAGGCAAGGCTGTTACCTGCCACTGGACCAGGCAGCATTCAACAGAATCCAGTCGGGAGAACAGAAGCTGTAA